A genomic window from Glycine soja cultivar W05 chromosome 10, ASM419377v2, whole genome shotgun sequence includes:
- the LOC114371075 gene encoding TNF receptor-associated factor homolog 1b-like — protein MAGISSEESGVGKSAEGTFSGQRCQSGEALAEWRSSEQVENGTPSTSPPYWDTDDDDDGPKPSELYGRYTWKIENFSQITKRELRSNAFEVGSYKWYILIYPQGCDVCNHLSLFLCVANHDKLLPGWSHFAQFTIAVVNKDPKKSKYSDTLHRFWKKEHDWGWKKFMELSKVYDGFVDASDNLIIKAQVQVIREKADRPFRCLDCQYRRELVRVYLTNVEQICRRFVEERRSKLGKLIEDKARWSSFCTFWREIDQTSRRRMSREKTDVILKVVVKHFFIEKEVTSTLVMDSLYSGLKALEGQNKCKKGRVKLLDAEEMPAPIVRAEKDMFVLVDDVLLLLERAAIEPLPPKDEKGPQNRTKDGNSGEDFSKDSIERDERRLTELGRRTLEIFVLAHIFSNKIEVSYQEAVALKRQEELIREEEAAWLAECEQKAKRGNEREKKSKKKQAKQKRNNRKGKDKGREERPIVAVYDKQQHNPADEKKDSNMEEVQALDEKLDALEVVSDVSDSVDGVGEALQLDSEDRDVSLVNWDTDASEVHPPTEASSNGIGSLSSVQNGMAEKRSSSAMDDSSSTCSTDSLPSMVMNDHYKGNSFLNYKVQKSPNRGKNQVKASCNVGSWTTEMDSQPSGSAADAVDVNESGSSKLGGSEPEGAVLCLQDRLKWLDHQVIRKEEDLPSLQKKQSIKDQVSIERTVDNESLPKENKSAVPSSSSSPPRNLPVQMKSENQTRVTGDPVHARKTSFGTSQSTDKEVSSSSTSVSQVTVGPKTEIQKASTPRLTERSMAQVAMLSRPSSAPLVPGVPRPTAAVVSMVQTAPLLARSVSATARLGPDPSPATHSYVPQSYRNAIMGNPVVSTAASLPHSSSSSGVNPSPGYSQPPMVSSPLFISRSSDKMDSNTSLSDVPFGMITRDVLQNGPNWIDSSQREAGRSMPYEPPSRLNDAQNLDLFRPIDSRSLGNITSEFPACTSKHQNQGGLVDEFPHLDIINDLLDEPREHGIGKASRASSVFYSLNDGPQLLNRQFTFPGDLGTDDDLGSSTSSCRFERSRSYHDAGFQQGYSTSGRHYDSLQDYVPQASTLSYGNGKVDGMIPNQWQVAGSDLSYLGMRNTENSYSYYQDYSNMACGVNGYTVFRPSNGP, from the exons ATGGCTGGGATTTCGAGCGAGGAATCTGGAGTGGGAAAGTCTGCGGAGGGAACTTTCAGTGGGCAGCGTTGTCAATCTGGGGAAGCATTGGCAGAATGGCGGTCTTCCGAGCAGGTGGAGAATGGAACCCCATCGACTTCCCCCCCTTATTGGGACACTGACGACGACGACGATG GACCAAAACCTTCAGAATTGTATGGAAGATATACATGGAAGATTGAAAATTTTTCTCAGATTACCAAAAGGGAACTTCGTAGTAATGCGTTTGAGGTTGGCAGCTACAAGTG gtatattttaatttatccacAAGGCTGTGATGTCTGCAATCATCTCTCTCTGTTTCTTTGTGTTGCTAATCATGACAAACTTCTTCCAG GATGGAGTCATTTTGCGCAATTCACAATAGCTGTGGTCAATAAAGATccaaagaaatcaaaatattcTG ATACATTACACCGATTTTGGAAGAAGGAGCATGACTGGGGTTGGAAAAAATTTATGGAGCTCTCAAAAGTGTATGATGGCTTTGTTGACGCATCTGACAATCTGATAATAAAAGCTCAAGTTCAAGTCATTAG GGAAAAAGCTGACAGGCCTTTTCGTTGCCTGGATTGTCAGTATAGGAGAGAACTTGTTAGAGTATATTTGACAAATGTAGAACAAATTTGCCGTCGTTTTGTGGAGGAAAGAAGAAGCAAGCTTGGGAAGTTGATAGAGGATAAAGCTAGGTGGTCAAG CTTCTGTACTTTCTGGCGAGAAATTGATCAAACCTCTAGGCGCCGCATGTCAAGGGAGAAGACAGATGTAATTTTGAAAGTAGTTGTGAAACACTTCTTTATAGAAAAAGAAGTGACTTCTACTTTGGTAATGGACTCCTTGTATAGTGGGTTGAAGGCTCTCGAAGGCCAGAATAAGTGCAAGAAAGGTAGGGTAAAATTGTTGGATGCTGAAGAAATGCCAGCACCAATTGTCCGTGCTGAGAAAGATATGTTTGTACTGGTGGATGATGTTCTACTTCTTCTTGAGAGAGCCGCTATAGAACCTCTGCCTCCGAAAGATGAGAAGGGTCCTCAAAATCGCACAAAG GATGGAAACTCTGGGGAGGACTTCAGTAAAGATTCTATTGAGCGCGATGAAAGGCGTCTCACAGAATTAGGTCGCAGGACTTTGGAAATATTTGTCCTTGCCCATATATTCAG CAATAAAATTGAGGTTTCCTACCAGGAAGCTGTTGCTCTAAAGAGACAAGAAGAGCTCATTCGTGAAGAAGAAGCAGCATGGCTGGCTGAATGTGAGCAGAAAGCAAAACGTGGAAATGAGAGGGAAAAGAAGTCAAAGAAGAAACAG GCCAAACAGAAACGGAACAATCGGAAAGGAAAGGATAAAGGTAGAGAGGAGAGACCTATTGTGGCTGTATATGACAAGCAGCAACACAATCCTGCTGATGAGAAAAAGGATTCTAACATGGAAGAAGTTCAAGCTCTTGATGAAAAGCTTGATGCCCTGGAAGTTGTTTCTGATGTGTCTGATTCTGTGGACGGGGTTGGTGAAGCGCTTCAGCTTGATTCTGAAGACAGAGATGTGAGTCTTGTAAATTGGGATACTGATGCATCAGAAGTTCATCCTCCCACTGAGGCTAGTAGCAATGGTATTGGTAGTCTTTCATCTGTACAAAATGGAATGGCTGAGAAAAGGAGCAGTTCGGCAATGGATGACAGTTCTTCAACATGTTCTACTGATTCATTACCATCAATGGTGATGAATGACCACTACAAGGGGAactcttttttaaattacaaagtCCAAAAGTCACCTAACAG AGGTAAGAACCAAGTAAAAGCATCATGTAATGTGGGCAGTTGGACAACAGAAATGGATAGTCAGCCATCCGGTTCTGCTGCAGATGCTGTAGATGTTAATGAGTCTGGAAGTAGCAAGTTAGGTGGATCTGAGCCTGAGGGTGCTGTTCTCTGCTTGCAGGATCGATTAAAGTGGCTCGATCACCAGGTCATCAGAAAG GAAGAGGATTTACCTTCGCtacaaaagaaacaaagcatCAAAGACCAAGTTAGCATAGAAAGAACTGTTGATAATGAAAGCCTTCCAAAAGAGAATAAATCAGCAGTGCCATCCTCATCTAGTAGTCCTCCAAGAAACTTACCTGTTCAAATGAAGTCAGAAAACCAAACTAGAGTTACTGGAGATCCTGTTCATGCCAGGAAAACATCTTTTGGTACCTCACAATCAACTGATAAAGAGGTGTCTTCATCTTCAACTTCTGTATCACAAGTAACAGTTGGTCCAAAAACAGAGATCCAGAAAGCTTCAACCCCAAGACTAACTGAAAGATCCATGGCACAAGTGGCTATGTTGTCAAGGCCTTCTAGTGCTCCACTAGTTCCTGGTGTTCCCAGGCCCACTGCCGCTGTTGTCTCCATGGTTCAAACTGCTCCTCTACTTGCACGTTCTGTGAGTGCAACTGCTCGGTTGGGTCCTGATCCCTCACCTGCTACTCATAGTTATGTTCCCCAATCCTATAGAAATGCAATAATGGGGAATCCTGTGGTGTCAACTGCTGCCAGTCTCCCTCATTCCAGCTCTAGTTCAGGAGTAAACCCATCTCCTGGCTATTCACAACCACCCATGGTATCATCGCCACTATTTATCTCCCGGAGCTCCGACAAAATGGATTCAAATACTTCCCTGTCTGATGTTCCTTTTGGTATGATTACACGGGATGTTTTACAGAACGGACCTAATTGGATTGATAGTTCTCAAAGGGAAGCCGGCAGAAGCATGCCCTATGAACCTCCTTCCCGACTAAATGATGCTCAAAACCTAGACTTGTTCAGGCCAATAGACAGTAGATCTTTGGGCAACATAACGAGTGAGTTCCCAGCTTGCACATCCAAGCATCAGAACCAAGGGGGGTTGGTGGATGAGTTCCCACACCTTGATATAATTAATGACCTGCTTGATGAACCAAGGGAGCATGGTATTGGGAAGGCATCCAGGGCAAGTTCAGTGTTCTACTCCCTCAATGATGGACCACAGTTGCTAAATCGTCAGTTCACTTTTCCTGGAGACTTGGGTACCGATGATGATTTGGGATCTTCCACCAGTTCTTGTAGGTTTGAGAGATCGCGAAGTTACCATGATGCTGGGTTTCAACAAGGGTATAGCACATCTGGTCGGCATTATGATTCACTACAGGATTATGTTCCTCAGGCGAGTACACTATCGTATGGAAATGGCAAGGTAGATGGGATGATTCCAAACCAATGGCAGGTTGCTGGTTCTGATCTATCTTATCTAGGCATGAGAAACACTGAGAATAGTTACTCTTACTATCAAGATTACTCAAATATGGCATGTGGTGTCAATGGTTATACTGTATTCAGGCCTTCGAATGGTCCGTAG